CGACGTGCTGCGGCAGTGCATCCAGGCGCAGGAGCGGTGGGCCGCGGCGCCGGGGCGCAACCTGGTGCTGCTCTTCGACGGCACGGGCAACATCCTGGGCAACGAGCAGGACACCAACGTCGTCAAGCTGCTGCGCATGCTGGACAAGGGGCCCGCCGCCGAAGGCCAGGGCCCCGAGCAACTGGTCTACTACGACCCGGGCGTGGGCACGGCCAACGTGTTTCCCGCGGCCAACCCGGGCTCGGAACTGCGCGAGACCACCGAACGGCTCGCCGGGCTGGCGCTGGGCAGCGGCGTTTTCCCCAACATCGCGGGCGCCTACGAGTTCCTCGTGCGGACCTACCGCGAAGGCGACCGCATCTACCTGCTGGGCTTTTCCCGCGGCGCCTTCACGGCACGCGCGGTGGCCGGCATGGTCAACATGTACGGGCTCATCCATCCGCAGGGGCTGCCGCTGCTCGACAGCCTGGTGCGCACGTATTTCGCGCCGCTGCACCGCAGGAACCGCGCCGGCACGCGGCAGCGCGAGGAATTCGCGCGGGACGTGATCGACAACTTCGCCCTCGGCCGCACGCCGCTGGTGCATTTCGTGGGCGTGTGGGACACCGTGGAGGCGATCGGCAGCGGCGCGCTGGGCGGCATCAAGATCACCAACTCCACCGATTTCGCACGCAAGCGCTTCGTGCACGTGCGCCATGCGATGTCGCTGTACGAGTCGCGTGCGCCCTACACCCCGCGCCGCTACACCGACCCGCAGTTCACCGCGCAGGAGCGGTCGCAGCGCAGCTTCGCGCAGCGGTGGTTCCGCGGCGTGCACAGCGACGTGGGCGGCTCCTACGCGCGCGACGGCCTCTCCCAGATCACCCTGCGCTGGATGGCCGAGGAAGCCTTCGCCCAGGGCCTGCGCCTGGACCGCAGCCAATTGCGGCCCGGCGACCCGCTCACCGCCATGCACGACCAGGCCTACGACTGCCCCTACTGGGTCTGGGCCGGGCTCGACGCGCGCGAACGCCACCCCAACGACACCATCGACGCGAGCGCGCTGCCGGTGGCGGCCGCCGTGCCGGCGGACCACGTGCCCCGCACCCAGCCCTGGCGCACCCTCGGCTGGGTGCTGCCGGTGGTGGTGGCGGTGCTCTTCGTGGGCACCGCCCTGGCCGACCGCGGCGCCTGCGCGCTGGACGGGGCGCCCGCGTGGGTGCGCCTGCTGCCTTCGGCCCACCAGCTCACCGCCCACTGGCATGCCGAGTGGGGCATCACCTGCGGGGCCACCGCCGTGCGCCGCGCCATCGCCTGGGATTGGGCGTTGATCGCCGCCTATGCCGCGTGGATCGCCTATCCGCTGGCCTGGGCACTGCGCCGGCTGGTCGCCGCAGCCGTGCCCCGCGGCAGGCGCCTGGGCTGGCTCGCGCGCCACGCGAACGCGTTCATGGCCCTGCTGCTGGTCTCGGACGTGGCCGAAAACCTCGCCACGCTGCGGACCGCCGAGCCCCTCTGGCCCACCGTGCTGTCGGCCGCCAGCCTCTCCAAGCTGGCCTGCCTGGCGCTCCTGGGGGCGGTGCTGGTCCAGGCCGCGCTGGCCCGCACGCCCCGGCCCGCAAGGACTTCCGCTCCGGGCGACAGCCGACTGCACTAAAATCGCCGCCTTCGGAGCGTCCTGCGCTCCCACACCGCGCGGCGCGGCCGCCCTGGTCCGCTTCCCGCCGCCAGGGCGCCGCCCGGCGCGGGCACGCGGCACCTGCCCGCGGACCACCCGAAAGCCTGCCTCCATGAACACCCCCCTCTCCCCAGCGCCCATCTCGCCGGTCGAAGACATCGTGGCCGAGATGCGCGCCGGGCGCATCGTCATCCTCGTGGACGAGGAAGACCGCGAGAACGAAGGCGACCTGGTCCTGGCCGCCGACCACGTCACCCCCGAGGCCATCAATTTCATGGCCCGCTTCGGCCGGGGCCTCATCTGCCTGACCCTCACGCGCGAACGCTGCGAGCTGCTGCGCCTGCCCCCCATGGTGCCCCGCAACGGCACCAAGATGGGCACGGCCTTCACGGCTTCCATCGAGGCGGCCGAGGGCGTGACCACCGGCATCTCCGCCGCCGACCGCGCCCGCACCGTGCAGGCCGCCGTGGCGCCGGGCGCCCGGGCCGCCGACCTGGTGCAGCCCG
The DNA window shown above is from Acidovorax sp. NCPPB 4044 and carries:
- a CDS encoding DUF2235 domain-containing protein, which translates into the protein MIERIHAAAAPQRIPGARATALQEAAAGGLVPTRDDVLRQCIQAQERWAAAPGRNLVLLFDGTGNILGNEQDTNVVKLLRMLDKGPAAEGQGPEQLVYYDPGVGTANVFPAANPGSELRETTERLAGLALGSGVFPNIAGAYEFLVRTYREGDRIYLLGFSRGAFTARAVAGMVNMYGLIHPQGLPLLDSLVRTYFAPLHRRNRAGTRQREEFARDVIDNFALGRTPLVHFVGVWDTVEAIGSGALGGIKITNSTDFARKRFVHVRHAMSLYESRAPYTPRRYTDPQFTAQERSQRSFAQRWFRGVHSDVGGSYARDGLSQITLRWMAEEAFAQGLRLDRSQLRPGDPLTAMHDQAYDCPYWVWAGLDARERHPNDTIDASALPVAAAVPADHVPRTQPWRTLGWVLPVVVAVLFVGTALADRGACALDGAPAWVRLLPSAHQLTAHWHAEWGITCGATAVRRAIAWDWALIAAYAAWIAYPLAWALRRLVAAAVPRGRRLGWLARHANAFMALLLVSDVAENLATLRTAEPLWPTVLSAASLSKLACLALLGAVLVQAALARTPRPARTSAPGDSRLH